A genomic segment from Marinobacter subterrani encodes:
- the mpl gene encoding UDP-N-acetylmuramate:L-alanyl-gamma-D-glutamyl-meso-diaminopimelate ligase, whose amino-acid sequence MHIHILGICGTFMGSLAVLARELGHTVTGSDQGVYPPMSTQLEAQGISLMEGYNPEHLEPQPDLVLIGNAMSRGNPEVEAVLNRNIDYMSGPEWLAREVLRHRWVMAVAGTHGKTTTTSMLLWILDQAGFEPGYLVGGVPRDFPVSARLGNSDFFVIEADEYDSAFFDKRSKFIHYRPHTLILNNLEFDHADIFENVEAIERQFHHLVRTVPSQGLIIRPAVDGHLDNALAMGCWSPLQDTAIGSETPRMSDWRAELLSEDGSRFLVIHHEQPVATLKWGQTGLHNVRNALSAIAAARHVGVTPDHAVAALCRFSGVKRRMELLADIDGVRVYDDFAHHPTAIATTLEGLRNQVGEEPILALIEPRSNTMKQGVHQQTLLPSAETADRVLWANLNNMDWLPELIAGWQALHAGSNLHRVEATVEDLLARTLEDLPSPCHIVIMSNGGFGGIHGKLIAELERIRG is encoded by the coding sequence ATGCACATTCATATTCTCGGAATCTGTGGCACCTTTATGGGCAGCCTCGCCGTTCTGGCCCGGGAGCTGGGCCATACCGTGACCGGCTCCGACCAGGGCGTGTATCCGCCCATGAGCACGCAGCTGGAGGCTCAGGGCATCAGCTTGATGGAAGGCTACAATCCGGAGCATCTGGAACCACAGCCGGACCTTGTGCTGATTGGCAACGCCATGTCTCGCGGCAATCCGGAAGTGGAGGCGGTGCTCAACCGCAACATCGATTACATGTCCGGGCCCGAGTGGCTGGCCCGCGAAGTGCTCCGGCACCGCTGGGTCATGGCGGTGGCCGGCACCCATGGCAAGACCACCACAACATCCATGTTGCTTTGGATACTGGATCAGGCCGGGTTCGAACCCGGGTATCTGGTGGGCGGTGTGCCCCGGGATTTCCCGGTGTCAGCCCGGCTGGGCAACAGTGACTTTTTCGTCATCGAGGCCGACGAATACGACAGCGCCTTCTTTGACAAGCGTTCCAAGTTTATCCATTACCGCCCCCACACCCTGATCCTGAACAATCTGGAGTTCGACCACGCGGACATCTTCGAGAACGTCGAGGCCATCGAGCGCCAGTTCCACCACCTGGTAAGAACCGTTCCTTCCCAGGGCCTGATTATCCGCCCGGCGGTGGACGGCCACCTGGATAATGCCCTGGCAATGGGCTGTTGGAGCCCGCTCCAGGACACCGCCATTGGCAGCGAGACCCCGCGTATGTCGGATTGGCGGGCCGAGCTGCTGTCGGAGGACGGCAGCCGGTTTCTGGTCATTCACCACGAGCAGCCGGTGGCCACCCTGAAGTGGGGCCAGACCGGCCTGCATAACGTCCGCAATGCCTTGTCTGCCATCGCCGCCGCCCGCCATGTGGGTGTCACCCCCGATCACGCGGTAGCCGCGCTTTGCCGGTTCTCCGGTGTCAAACGGCGGATGGAGTTGCTGGCAGACATAGACGGCGTGCGTGTGTACGACGACTTTGCCCACCATCCGACCGCCATTGCCACCACCCTTGAGGGCTTACGCAATCAGGTGGGTGAAGAACCGATCCTGGCGTTGATTGAGCCGCGTTCCAACACCATGAAACAGGGTGTCCATCAGCAGACGCTGCTGCCCAGCGCGGAAACTGCGGATCGCGTTCTGTGGGCCAATCTGAATAACATGGACTGGCTGCCGGAACTGATTGCCGGTTGGCAGGCGCTGCACGCCGGTTCCAATCTCCACCGGGTTGAGGCCACGGTGGAGGATTTGCTGGCACGCACCCTGGAAGATCTCCCCAGTCCCTGCCACATTGTGATCATGAGCAACGGTGGCTTTGGCGGTATCCACGGTAAACTTATTGCCGAACTTGAGCGTATCCGTGGCTGA
- a CDS encoding flavin prenyltransferase UbiX, whose amino-acid sequence MTNHQNRPSTVNLAFTGASGAQYGLRLLQCLVSAGCRVNVMVSRAAQVVIATETDLKLPGTPPAMQETLSAYAGAEPGQVLVFGREDWFAPPASGSGERAPLVVCPCSTGTLSALATGASNNLIERAGDVALKERRPLILVPREAPFSEVHLENMLKLTRMGAVIMPASPGFYHKPQSVEDLVDFIVARILDHLNLPQDLMPRWGEARAEDKRMG is encoded by the coding sequence ATGACCAATCACCAGAACCGGCCATCAACCGTTAACCTGGCCTTCACCGGCGCGTCCGGTGCCCAATACGGCCTGCGCCTGTTGCAGTGCCTGGTTTCGGCCGGCTGCCGGGTGAACGTGATGGTCAGCCGGGCCGCGCAGGTGGTGATTGCCACGGAAACCGACCTCAAGCTGCCGGGAACCCCGCCCGCGATGCAGGAAACCCTGTCTGCCTATGCCGGCGCGGAACCTGGCCAGGTGCTGGTGTTTGGCCGGGAAGACTGGTTTGCACCGCCGGCTTCCGGCTCCGGGGAGAGAGCGCCACTGGTGGTCTGCCCCTGCAGCACCGGAACGCTCTCGGCCCTGGCGACCGGTGCCAGCAACAACCTGATCGAGCGGGCCGGTGATGTGGCCCTGAAGGAACGGCGCCCACTGATTCTTGTGCCCCGGGAGGCGCCTTTCTCGGAAGTCCACCTAGAGAACATGCTGAAACTGACCCGTATGGGCGCGGTGATCATGCCCGCCAGCCCCGGCTTCTACCACAAACCGCAGTCGGTCGAGGATCTGGTGGATTTTATTGTCGCCCGTATCCTCGATCACCTGAACCTGCCTCAGGACCTGATGCCCCGCTGGGGCGAAGCTCGCGCCGAGGACAAGCGCATGGGCTGA
- a CDS encoding acyl-CoA dehydrogenase family protein produces MIPRTLFDADLEGFRDSVRKFLEQEAAPYHDQWEKDGQVSRELWQKAGELGFLCPCLPEEFGGVGADFRYSAVLIEEVARAGLTGIGWGLHSDIVAPYVLNYGSDELKNHYLPKLASGEMIGAIAMTEPGAGSDLQGVKTTAVRNGDHYVLNGSKTFITNGQLADVVIVVAKTDPKEGAKGISLFMVETAWEGFEKGQNLNKVGMKAQDTSELFFQDVKVPVKNLIGPGEGQGFFQLMQELAAERLQVALGAVAAAEAAWQWTLDYVKERNAFGKPVIAFQNTRFKMAEMKAEITAARVFTDRCLELHLDKKLDIPTAAMLKQLTTDLQCKVMDECVQLHGGYGYMWEYPIARAWADSRVQRIYAGTNEIMKEIVARSF; encoded by the coding sequence ATGATTCCACGCACGCTCTTCGACGCCGACCTTGAAGGCTTCCGCGATTCCGTCCGCAAATTCCTGGAGCAGGAAGCGGCGCCTTACCACGACCAGTGGGAGAAAGACGGCCAGGTCAGCCGCGAGCTCTGGCAGAAGGCCGGTGAGCTGGGCTTCCTTTGTCCCTGCCTGCCAGAAGAGTTTGGCGGTGTAGGCGCGGATTTCCGGTACAGTGCGGTGTTGATTGAAGAAGTGGCCAGGGCCGGCTTGACCGGGATAGGCTGGGGCTTGCACTCTGACATTGTTGCGCCTTACGTGCTCAACTATGGTTCCGACGAGCTCAAAAACCACTATTTACCGAAGCTGGCCAGCGGTGAGATGATCGGTGCCATTGCCATGACCGAGCCGGGCGCTGGTTCGGACCTGCAGGGCGTGAAAACCACGGCGGTCAGGAACGGCGACCACTATGTGCTCAACGGCTCGAAAACCTTCATCACCAACGGCCAACTTGCGGATGTAGTCATTGTGGTTGCCAAAACCGATCCCAAGGAAGGCGCCAAAGGCATCAGCCTGTTCATGGTGGAAACCGCGTGGGAAGGGTTCGAAAAGGGCCAGAACCTCAACAAGGTGGGCATGAAGGCGCAGGACACCTCCGAGCTGTTCTTCCAGGACGTGAAAGTGCCAGTGAAGAACCTGATCGGCCCGGGCGAGGGGCAGGGCTTCTTCCAGCTGATGCAGGAACTGGCGGCCGAGCGCCTGCAGGTTGCTCTGGGCGCTGTGGCTGCGGCCGAGGCAGCCTGGCAGTGGACCCTGGATTATGTGAAGGAGCGAAATGCCTTCGGAAAACCGGTGATTGCCTTCCAGAATACCCGCTTCAAGATGGCGGAAATGAAAGCGGAAATCACCGCTGCCCGGGTATTCACCGATCGGTGCCTGGAGCTGCATCTGGACAAGAAGCTCGACATTCCCACCGCGGCAATGTTGAAGCAGCTCACCACAGACCTGCAGTGCAAGGTGATGGACGAGTGCGTGCAGCTCCACGGCGGCTACGGCTACATGTGGGAATACCCGATCGCACGGGCCTGGGCAGACTCACGGGTGCAGCGGATCTATGCCGGCACAAATGAAATCATGAAGGAGATCGTCGCCCGTTCATTCTGA
- the rnr gene encoding ribonuclease R — protein MVSRKKNDRDPHASREAQKYDNPIQSREFILSHLKDRGAPATHETLCSELGQSSEEGIEALRRRLIAMCRDGQLICNRRGAYLPIEEADLVTGRVIGHKDGFGFLVPDDGGSDLFLTARQMRQVFHGDRVAARVDRIDDRGRREGVIVEVLEYRTSQTVGRLFQESGISFVVPENARINHEVLIPQENCGNARHGQYVVVDIVRQPTVRTQPLGKVVEVLGEHMAPGMEIDVAIRSYDIPHSWPPAVGEQTAEIPEEVTEKDKANRKDIRNLRLVTIDDETARDFDDAVYCEPRPRGGYRLLVAIADVSHYVRPGTPLDEEAVNRSTSVYFPDHVVPMLPEKLSNGLCSLNPGVDRLCMVADMTISAAGNISSYSFYQAVMFSHARLTYNKVSTMLEHPDTEQGYKLCEQYANVLPQLHNLYGLYQLLRKARTERGAIDFETTETKIVFDADRKIEEIVPVQRNDAHKIIEECMLCANVATARFLKKHKLPALYRVHDGPSEERLNAVRLFLGELGLQLGGGDSPTSADYQALLSSIKDRSDANVIQTVMLRSLSQAVYSPEEGGHFGLGYAGYAHFTSPIRRYPDLINHRAIKSVIHGGQASKDVVVPPKPDPELAEYPYDMARMEQLGEHTSMAERRADDATRDVMAWLKCEYLSDHVGEEYDGVIASVVPFGFFVELSGVYIEGLVHVSTLSGDFFHHDSAKHRLIGERTAMSFRLGDEVRVKVVRVGMEDRKIDLELISEPVHRQADRDALQVPDKGERGKGKRGASKGGKSPGRTKPGQKGASAGESGPKRPRKRPASQKKAGPEAFDDDETPSARDELIARAAKLALKKGKKSGGASKDDKKAKPRKSGK, from the coding sequence ATGGTTTCCAGGAAGAAAAACGACCGGGATCCTCACGCCAGTCGTGAGGCCCAAAAATACGATAACCCTATTCAAAGCCGGGAATTTATCCTCTCGCATCTCAAGGATCGCGGGGCTCCCGCAACACATGAAACATTGTGTTCCGAGCTTGGCCAGTCTTCGGAGGAGGGCATTGAGGCCCTGCGCCGGCGCTTGATTGCCATGTGCCGGGACGGGCAGCTTATCTGCAACCGTCGTGGCGCCTACCTCCCCATTGAGGAAGCCGATCTGGTGACCGGTCGGGTGATCGGCCACAAGGATGGCTTTGGCTTTCTGGTGCCGGACGACGGCGGCTCTGACCTGTTTCTCACCGCCCGCCAGATGCGGCAGGTGTTTCATGGTGATCGCGTGGCCGCACGGGTTGATCGTATTGATGATCGCGGCCGGCGTGAGGGTGTCATCGTCGAAGTGCTGGAATACCGGACCAGCCAGACGGTGGGGCGTCTCTTCCAGGAGAGTGGAATCAGCTTCGTTGTTCCGGAAAACGCCCGGATCAACCACGAGGTGCTGATTCCCCAGGAAAATTGCGGCAATGCCCGCCACGGCCAATATGTTGTGGTGGATATAGTCCGTCAGCCCACCGTGCGCACCCAGCCATTGGGTAAGGTGGTCGAGGTCCTTGGGGAGCACATGGCGCCGGGGATGGAAATTGACGTTGCCATCCGCTCCTACGACATTCCCCATAGCTGGCCGCCCGCTGTCGGCGAGCAGACAGCGGAAATTCCGGAAGAGGTCACAGAAAAAGACAAGGCCAACCGGAAGGATATCCGGAATCTACGGCTGGTAACCATCGACGACGAAACTGCCCGTGATTTCGACGATGCCGTGTATTGCGAGCCGAGGCCGCGTGGCGGCTATCGCTTGCTGGTCGCGATCGCCGACGTTTCCCACTATGTGCGGCCGGGTACACCGCTGGATGAAGAGGCGGTGAATCGAAGTACGTCGGTTTATTTTCCGGATCACGTCGTGCCGATGCTGCCGGAAAAACTGTCCAATGGCCTTTGCTCACTGAATCCGGGGGTGGATCGCCTTTGCATGGTGGCCGATATGACCATCAGCGCCGCAGGTAATATCAGTAGTTATAGCTTCTATCAGGCGGTGATGTTCAGTCATGCGCGGCTTACCTATAACAAGGTAAGCACCATGCTGGAGCATCCGGACACCGAGCAGGGTTACAAGCTGTGTGAGCAATACGCCAATGTCCTCCCGCAGTTACACAATCTCTATGGGCTCTATCAGTTGTTGCGCAAGGCCCGCACTGAGCGTGGTGCGATCGATTTCGAAACCACCGAAACCAAGATTGTGTTTGATGCCGACCGGAAGATAGAAGAGATCGTGCCGGTGCAGCGCAACGATGCCCACAAGATCATTGAGGAATGCATGCTGTGCGCGAACGTTGCGACAGCGCGATTCCTGAAAAAACACAAGCTCCCGGCACTATACCGGGTCCATGATGGCCCTTCAGAAGAGCGACTCAATGCGGTTCGGCTGTTCCTGGGTGAGCTGGGTCTGCAGTTGGGGGGCGGTGATTCGCCCACATCCGCTGACTATCAGGCATTGCTGTCCAGTATCAAGGATCGCTCGGATGCCAATGTGATCCAGACGGTTATGCTGCGTTCACTCAGCCAGGCTGTCTACAGTCCGGAAGAGGGCGGCCACTTTGGTCTTGGTTATGCGGGTTATGCTCACTTCACTTCGCCGATCCGACGTTACCCGGACCTTATCAATCACCGGGCAATCAAATCTGTTATCCACGGGGGGCAGGCTTCCAAGGATGTTGTTGTGCCTCCGAAACCGGATCCCGAGCTTGCCGAGTATCCTTACGATATGGCCCGGATGGAGCAGTTGGGTGAGCACACCTCGATGGCCGAGCGGCGTGCCGACGATGCCACCCGGGATGTCATGGCCTGGCTGAAGTGTGAATACCTGAGTGATCATGTCGGTGAAGAGTACGATGGCGTCATCGCTTCCGTCGTGCCCTTTGGCTTCTTCGTTGAGCTCTCGGGGGTTTACATAGAAGGGTTGGTGCACGTTTCGACCCTAAGCGGGGATTTCTTTCATCACGATTCAGCCAAGCATCGCCTTATTGGTGAGCGCACAGCAATGAGTTTCCGGCTTGGTGATGAGGTTCGTGTGAAGGTCGTTCGGGTTGGAATGGAAGACCGGAAGATAGACCTGGAACTGATCAGTGAGCCCGTGCATCGACAGGCGGATCGCGACGCGCTCCAAGTTCCTGATAAAGGTGAGCGAGGCAAGGGGAAGCGAGGTGCCAGCAAAGGTGGCAAATCGCCCGGCAGAACCAAGCCTGGCCAGAAAGGTGCGTCAGCCGGCGAGTCTGGCCCGAAACGCCCGAGGAAACGCCCGGCGTCTCAGAAAAAGGCAGGCCCCGAGGCCTTCGATGACGATGAAACGCCTTCTGCCAGGGATGAGCTGATTGCCCGGGCTGCCAAACTTGCCCTGAAGAAAGGAAAGAAGAGCGGCGGCGCGAGCAAAGACGATAAAAAAGCCAAGCCGCGAAAATCCGGCAAGTAA